In Centroberyx gerrardi isolate f3 chromosome 11, fCenGer3.hap1.cur.20231027, whole genome shotgun sequence, the following are encoded in one genomic region:
- the nop16 gene encoding nucleolar protein 16, whose translation MPKAKKSSRRKKFDYNQDRKKLKMKFLKKQAPRIENSQIRNAWDNRKSMARNLGEMGLTFDPNRALPIKKQKVQAAERETKAADDIVTKPYVLNQLEEVASRPEKDTKTLSSDLIEYVQYMVREHNDDYKAMARDEKNYYQDTPKQIKRKINEYKRCHSEHFDAFVKSLAAQ comes from the exons ATGCCGAAAGCCAAGAAATCAAGCAGAAGAAAGAAGTTTGATTACAACCAGGACAGGAAGAAACTGAAGATGAAGTTCCTGAAAAAACAAGCGCCGAGGATTGAAAA TTCACAGATCCGAAATGCTTGGGACAACAGGAAGTCTATGGCCAGGAACTTGGGGGAGATGGGTCTGACGTTTGACCCTAACCGCGCTCTGCCaataaagaaacagaaa GTCCAAGCTGCGGAGAGAGAAACTAAAGCTGCCGACGATATCGTGACGAAGCCATACGTTCTCAACC agctggaggaggtggCCAGTCGTCCGGAGAAAGACACCAAGACGTTGTCCTCAGACCTGATCGAGTACGTTCAGTACATGGTCAGAGAACACAACGACGACTACAAG GCCATGGCCAGAGACGAGAAGAACTACTACCAGGACACTCCCAAGCAGATCAAGAGGAAAATCAACGAGTACAAGCGCTGCCATTCGGAGCACTTCGACGCCTTCGTGAAGTCGCTAGCCGCTCAGTAG